One Salmo trutta chromosome 12, fSalTru1.1, whole genome shotgun sequence genomic region harbors:
- the LOC115204459 gene encoding fibroblast growth factor 13 isoform X6: protein MQADGTIDGTKDEDNSYAVFNLIPVGLRVVAIQGVQTKLYLAMNNDGFLYTSEHFTPECKFKESVFENYYVTYSSMLYRQQQSGRAWYLGLNKEGVIMKGNHVKKNKPSGHFIPKPLKVAMYREPSLHDLTEFSRSGSGTPTKSRSASALLNGGGKTLSQNEQST from the exons ATGCAGGCTGATGGAACCATCGATGGAACCAAGGACGAAGACAACAGCTATG CTGTGTTCAACCTCATTCCTGTTGGGCTGCGAGTGGTGGCCATCCAGGGGGTTCAGACCAAGCTCTACCTAGCCATGAACAACGACGGCTTCCTCTACACTTCG GAACACTTCACCCCGGAGTGTAAGTTCAAGGAGTCAGTGTTTGAGAACTACTACGTGACCTACTCCTCCATGCTCTACAGACAGCAGCAGTCGGGAAGGGCCTGGTACCTTGGCCTCAATAAAGAGGGAGTCATCATGAAAGGGAACCACGTGAAGAAGAATAAACCATCAGGCCACTTCATCCCCAAGCCACTGAAAG TTGCCATGTACAGGGAACCCTCTCTCCATGATCTGACCGAGTTCTCCCGCTCCGGCAGCGGTACTCCCACTAAGAGCCGTAGTGCATCAGCCCTGCTGAATGGAGGAGGGAAGACACTGAGCCAGAACGAGCAGTCCACATAG
- the LOC115204459 gene encoding fibroblast growth factor 13 isoform X3 encodes MSPKTEKQVTKEEKEHATREPQLKGIVTRLYSRTGFCLQMQADGTIDGTKDEDNSYAVFNLIPVGLRVVAIQGVQTKLYLAMNNDGFLYTSEHFTPECKFKESVFENYYVTYSSMLYRQQQSGRAWYLGLNKEGVIMKGNHVKKNKPSGHFIPKPLKVAMYREPSLHDLTEFSRSGSGTPTKSRSASALLNGGGKTLSQNEQST; translated from the exons ATGAGCCCGAAAACGGAAAAACAAGTGACAAAAGAGGAAAAGGAACATGCAACCAGAG AGCCCCAGCTCAAGGGGATAGTGACGAGGCTGTACAGCCGCACAGGCTTCTGCCTTCAGATGCAGGCTGATGGAACCATCGATGGAACCAAGGACGAAGACAACAGCTATG CTGTGTTCAACCTCATTCCTGTTGGGCTGCGAGTGGTGGCCATCCAGGGGGTTCAGACCAAGCTCTACCTAGCCATGAACAACGACGGCTTCCTCTACACTTCG GAACACTTCACCCCGGAGTGTAAGTTCAAGGAGTCAGTGTTTGAGAACTACTACGTGACCTACTCCTCCATGCTCTACAGACAGCAGCAGTCGGGAAGGGCCTGGTACCTTGGCCTCAATAAAGAGGGAGTCATCATGAAAGGGAACCACGTGAAGAAGAATAAACCATCAGGCCACTTCATCCCCAAGCCACTGAAAG TTGCCATGTACAGGGAACCCTCTCTCCATGATCTGACCGAGTTCTCCCGCTCCGGCAGCGGTACTCCCACTAAGAGCCGTAGTGCATCAGCCCTGCTGAATGGAGGAGGGAAGACACTGAGCCAGAACGAGCAGTCCACATAG
- the LOC115204459 gene encoding fibroblast growth factor 13 isoform X4: MTFPLRRSTSEPQLKGIVTRLYSRTGFCLQMQADGTIDGTKDEDNSYAVFNLIPVGLRVVAIQGVQTKLYLAMNNDGFLYTSEHFTPECKFKESVFENYYVTYSSMLYRQQQSGRAWYLGLNKEGVIMKGNHVKKNKPSGHFIPKPLKVAMYREPSLHDLTEFSRSGSGTPTKSRSASALLNGGGKTLSQNEQST, translated from the exons ATGACTTTCCCTCTCCGGAGATCAACATCAG AGCCCCAGCTCAAGGGGATAGTGACGAGGCTGTACAGCCGCACAGGCTTCTGCCTTCAGATGCAGGCTGATGGAACCATCGATGGAACCAAGGACGAAGACAACAGCTATG CTGTGTTCAACCTCATTCCTGTTGGGCTGCGAGTGGTGGCCATCCAGGGGGTTCAGACCAAGCTCTACCTAGCCATGAACAACGACGGCTTCCTCTACACTTCG GAACACTTCACCCCGGAGTGTAAGTTCAAGGAGTCAGTGTTTGAGAACTACTACGTGACCTACTCCTCCATGCTCTACAGACAGCAGCAGTCGGGAAGGGCCTGGTACCTTGGCCTCAATAAAGAGGGAGTCATCATGAAAGGGAACCACGTGAAGAAGAATAAACCATCAGGCCACTTCATCCCCAAGCCACTGAAAG TTGCCATGTACAGGGAACCCTCTCTCCATGATCTGACCGAGTTCTCCCGCTCCGGCAGCGGTACTCCCACTAAGAGCCGTAGTGCATCAGCCCTGCTGAATGGAGGAGGGAAGACACTGAGCCAGAACGAGCAGTCCACATAG
- the LOC115204459 gene encoding fibroblast growth factor 13 isoform X2, translating into MQPEDSSFSSVDVVIIESPCHNTCYKIFCCRLKKAIRMGREISPEEPQLKGIVTRLYSRTGFCLQMQADGTIDGTKDEDNSYAVFNLIPVGLRVVAIQGVQTKLYLAMNNDGFLYTSEHFTPECKFKESVFENYYVTYSSMLYRQQQSGRAWYLGLNKEGVIMKGNHVKKNKPSGHFIPKPLKVAMYREPSLHDLTEFSRSGSGTPTKSRSASALLNGGGKTLSQNEQST; encoded by the exons ATGCAACCAGAG gactCTAGCTTCTCATCTGTGGATGTGGTGATTATTGAGTCCCCCTGCCATAATACGTGTTACAAAATCTTCTGCTGTCGATTGAAGAAAGCCATCCGAATGGGAAGAGAAATCTCTCCTGAAG AGCCCCAGCTCAAGGGGATAGTGACGAGGCTGTACAGCCGCACAGGCTTCTGCCTTCAGATGCAGGCTGATGGAACCATCGATGGAACCAAGGACGAAGACAACAGCTATG CTGTGTTCAACCTCATTCCTGTTGGGCTGCGAGTGGTGGCCATCCAGGGGGTTCAGACCAAGCTCTACCTAGCCATGAACAACGACGGCTTCCTCTACACTTCG GAACACTTCACCCCGGAGTGTAAGTTCAAGGAGTCAGTGTTTGAGAACTACTACGTGACCTACTCCTCCATGCTCTACAGACAGCAGCAGTCGGGAAGGGCCTGGTACCTTGGCCTCAATAAAGAGGGAGTCATCATGAAAGGGAACCACGTGAAGAAGAATAAACCATCAGGCCACTTCATCCCCAAGCCACTGAAAG TTGCCATGTACAGGGAACCCTCTCTCCATGATCTGACCGAGTTCTCCCGCTCCGGCAGCGGTACTCCCACTAAGAGCCGTAGTGCATCAGCCCTGCTGAATGGAGGAGGGAAGACACTGAGCCAGAACGAGCAGTCCACATAG
- the LOC115204459 gene encoding fibroblast growth factor 13 isoform X1 → MAAAIASSLIRQKREREREKANACRCASSPNICKAGDRGPCEKPSKLNVFSRVKLFGSKKRKRISRPEPQLKGIVTRLYSRTGFCLQMQADGTIDGTKDEDNSYAVFNLIPVGLRVVAIQGVQTKLYLAMNNDGFLYTSEHFTPECKFKESVFENYYVTYSSMLYRQQQSGRAWYLGLNKEGVIMKGNHVKKNKPSGHFIPKPLKVAMYREPSLHDLTEFSRSGSGTPTKSRSASALLNGGGKTLSQNEQST, encoded by the exons ATGGCCGCTGCGATCGCCAGCTCCCTCATTCGGCAAAAGAGGGAGCGGGAGCGGGAGAAGGCGAATGCCTGCCGCTGCGCAAGCAGTCCGAATATTTGCAAAGCAGGGGACAGGGGACCCTGTGAGAAACCGAGCAAGCTGAACGTGTTCTCACGCGTCAAACTCTTTGGCTCTAAGAAACGGAAGAGAATAAGTCGACCAG AGCCCCAGCTCAAGGGGATAGTGACGAGGCTGTACAGCCGCACAGGCTTCTGCCTTCAGATGCAGGCTGATGGAACCATCGATGGAACCAAGGACGAAGACAACAGCTATG CTGTGTTCAACCTCATTCCTGTTGGGCTGCGAGTGGTGGCCATCCAGGGGGTTCAGACCAAGCTCTACCTAGCCATGAACAACGACGGCTTCCTCTACACTTCG GAACACTTCACCCCGGAGTGTAAGTTCAAGGAGTCAGTGTTTGAGAACTACTACGTGACCTACTCCTCCATGCTCTACAGACAGCAGCAGTCGGGAAGGGCCTGGTACCTTGGCCTCAATAAAGAGGGAGTCATCATGAAAGGGAACCACGTGAAGAAGAATAAACCATCAGGCCACTTCATCCCCAAGCCACTGAAAG TTGCCATGTACAGGGAACCCTCTCTCCATGATCTGACCGAGTTCTCCCGCTCCGGCAGCGGTACTCCCACTAAGAGCCGTAGTGCATCAGCCCTGCTGAATGGAGGAGGGAAGACACTGAGCCAGAACGAGCAGTCCACATAG
- the LOC115204459 gene encoding fibroblast growth factor 13 isoform X5 — protein MQPEVKPQLKGIVTRLYSRTGFCLQMQADGTIDGTKDEDNSYAVFNLIPVGLRVVAIQGVQTKLYLAMNNDGFLYTSEHFTPECKFKESVFENYYVTYSSMLYRQQQSGRAWYLGLNKEGVIMKGNHVKKNKPSGHFIPKPLKVAMYREPSLHDLTEFSRSGSGTPTKSRSASALLNGGGKTLSQNEQST, from the exons ATGCAACCAGAGGTGA AGCCCCAGCTCAAGGGGATAGTGACGAGGCTGTACAGCCGCACAGGCTTCTGCCTTCAGATGCAGGCTGATGGAACCATCGATGGAACCAAGGACGAAGACAACAGCTATG CTGTGTTCAACCTCATTCCTGTTGGGCTGCGAGTGGTGGCCATCCAGGGGGTTCAGACCAAGCTCTACCTAGCCATGAACAACGACGGCTTCCTCTACACTTCG GAACACTTCACCCCGGAGTGTAAGTTCAAGGAGTCAGTGTTTGAGAACTACTACGTGACCTACTCCTCCATGCTCTACAGACAGCAGCAGTCGGGAAGGGCCTGGTACCTTGGCCTCAATAAAGAGGGAGTCATCATGAAAGGGAACCACGTGAAGAAGAATAAACCATCAGGCCACTTCATCCCCAAGCCACTGAAAG TTGCCATGTACAGGGAACCCTCTCTCCATGATCTGACCGAGTTCTCCCGCTCCGGCAGCGGTACTCCCACTAAGAGCCGTAGTGCATCAGCCCTGCTGAATGGAGGAGGGAAGACACTGAGCCAGAACGAGCAGTCCACATAG